The Gouania willdenowi chromosome 7, fGouWil2.1, whole genome shotgun sequence genome includes a window with the following:
- the npbwr2b gene encoding neuropeptides B/W receptor type 2b → MRNTSIPITPPLPLCNHSVDFYSWSSSNHSDLNCTPPPEFFFYADIYVLLPIIYSIICAVGLTGNTAVIYVILKAPKMKTVTNMFILNLAIADDLFTLVLPINIAEHLLNFWPFGDVLCKVILSIDHYNIFSSIYFLTVMSIDRYLVVLSTVRSKRMPYRTYRAAKIISLCVWVLVILIVMPFTVFAGVDVSEPDGRKSCVLSFPHPDGLWFKTSRIYTLLLGFAFPVSTICILYTMMLYKLRNMRLNSNAKALDKAKKKVTVMVFIVLAVCLFCWTPFHLSTIVALTTDLKTTPLLIGISYFITSLSYANSCLNPFLYAFLDDSFRKAFKKMLECRST, encoded by the coding sequence ATGAGGAACACGTCCATACCCatcactcctcctcttcctctgtgtAACCACTCTGTGGACTTTTACTCATGGAGCTCCTCTAACCACAGTGACCTGAACTGCACCCCCCCACCTGAGTTCTTCTTCTACGCAGACATCTACGTTCTGCTGCCCATCATCTACTCCATCATCTGCGCCGTGGGGCTGACAGGAAACACCGCCGTCATCTACGTCATCCTCAAAGCCCCAAAGATGAAGACGGTGACGAACATGTTCATCCTGAACCTGGCCATCGCAGATGACCTGTTCACGCTGGTACTGCCCATCAACATCGCTGAGCACCTGCTCAACTTCTGGCCCTTTGGAGACGTTCTGTGTAAGGTGATCCTCAGCATCGACCACTATAACATTTTCTCCAGCATCTACTTCCTGACAGTGATGAGCATCGACCGCTACCTGGTGGTTCTGTCCACGGTGCGCTCCAAGCGGATGCCGTACCGCACGTACCGCGCCGCAAAGATCATCTCCCTGTGCGTGTGGGTCCTGGTCATCCTCATCGTCATGCCTTTCACCGTGTTTGCTGGCGTGGACGTGAGCGAACCAGATGGGAGGAAGAGCTGCGTGCTCAGCTTTCCCCACCCCGATGGTCTGTGGTTCAAAACCAGTCGTATCTACACGCTGCTGCTGGGCTTTGCCTTCCCCGTGTCCACCATCTGCATCCTCTACACCATGATGCTCTACAAGCTGAGGAACATGCGTCTCAACAGCAACGCCAAGGCCCTGGACAAGGCCAAGAAGAAGGTGACGGTCATGGTCTTCATCGTGTTGGCCGTGTGTTTGTTCTGCTGGACGCCGTTCCACCTCAGCACCATCGTAGCCCTGACCACCGACCTGAAAACCACGCCCCTTCTCATCGGTATCTCCTACTTCATCACTAGCCTCAGCTACGCTAACTCCTGCCTCAACCCCTTCCTCTATGCGTTTCTGGACGACAGCTTTAGGAAGGCCTTCAAGAAGATGTTGGAGTGCAGATCCACGTGA